In Prevotella sp. oral taxon 475, one DNA window encodes the following:
- a CDS encoding RidA family protein, with protein sequence MKAILTDKAPKAIGPYSQAIQAAGLIFASGQLPVDPATGEFVPGGVKEQTRQSLTNARNVLQAAGADLNQVVKTTVFLSDMDNFAAMNEVYAEFFAQPFPARSAVAVKTLPKGALVEVECIAAL encoded by the coding sequence ATGAAAGCTATCCTAACAGACAAAGCCCCCAAGGCCATCGGACCTTACAGTCAGGCTATCCAGGCCGCCGGCCTGATCTTCGCATCCGGTCAGCTACCCGTAGATCCCGCCACGGGAGAGTTTGTTCCCGGCGGTGTGAAAGAGCAGACTCGGCAGTCGCTTACCAATGCTCGCAACGTGTTGCAGGCCGCCGGAGCCGATCTCAACCAAGTGGTAAAAACCACCGTCTTCCTTTCGGATATGGACAATTTCGCAGCGATGAACGAGGTTTACGCCGAATTCTTTGCGCAGCCTTTCCCCGCACGCTCGGCCGTAGCAGTGAAAACGTTACCCAAAGGCGCACTTGTAGAGGTAGAGTGCATCGCCGCGCTATAG
- a CDS encoding YitT family protein, which translates to MIDINRKSVYRELTDYVMIGIGMMFYSLGWVAFYLPNHISSGGVAGLSSIIYWGTHTPVQFTYFSMNVVLLAIALRILGLKFCIKTIYGVLMMTAFIALFRNVFPNPTILRGEPFMACIIGSCFCGIGLGFGLSYHGSSGGSDIVASIINKYRDISLGRVILLVDMIIVTLSYVVLHSWEQVIYGYVGLIVVSFVLDQVVSMGRKSVQFLIISERHEEICERVIRTPPYRSCTVIDATGYYSGNRLKVLVLVTKQREASEVFSMIDEIDPHAFVTQSSVIGVYGNGFDKFKVKRRSKNLQPSVEPKSDKTAENESAQHL; encoded by the coding sequence ATGATTGACATTAACCGCAAATCTGTTTACAGAGAACTCACCGACTATGTGATGATTGGCATCGGAATGATGTTCTACAGTCTGGGGTGGGTGGCTTTCTATCTGCCCAATCACATCAGTTCGGGCGGCGTGGCAGGCCTTTCTTCCATCATCTACTGGGGAACGCATACGCCGGTGCAGTTCACCTACTTCAGCATGAACGTGGTGTTGCTGGCCATTGCGTTGCGCATCCTCGGACTGAAGTTCTGCATCAAAACCATCTACGGCGTGCTGATGATGACGGCTTTCATTGCGCTCTTCCGCAATGTCTTCCCCAATCCTACGATTTTGCGGGGCGAACCGTTCATGGCTTGCATCATCGGGTCGTGTTTTTGCGGCATCGGACTGGGTTTCGGACTGTCTTATCACGGCAGTTCGGGAGGGTCGGACATCGTGGCCTCTATCATCAACAAATACCGAGACATCTCTTTGGGACGCGTCATCCTGCTGGTGGATATGATTATCGTGACGTTGAGTTACGTGGTTTTGCACAGCTGGGAACAGGTGATCTATGGATATGTGGGGCTGATTGTGGTCTCGTTTGTGCTGGATCAGGTGGTGAGCATGGGAAGAAAGTCGGTTCAGTTTCTCATTATCTCTGAACGGCATGAGGAAATCTGCGAACGCGTGATTCGAACTCCGCCCTATCGCAGTTGCACCGTTATCGATGCCACGGGCTATTACTCGGGAAATCGACTCAAGGTGCTGGTTCTCGTCACCAAACAACGTGAAGCCTCCGAGGTGTTCAGCATGATCGACGAAATCGACCCGCATGCCTTTGTGACGCAAAGTTCGGTGATTGGTGTCTATGGCAATGGATTCGATAAGTTCAAGGTGAAGCGTAGGTCGAAGAATCTGCAACCGTCGGTAGAACCAAAGAGCGATAAGACTGCTGAGAACGAGAGCGCACAACATTTGTAA
- a CDS encoding GH92 family glycosyl hydrolase — translation MKKKMGALMAAWLLSAAAIAQNYTQYVDPLIGTGGHGHVFLGANVPYGMVQVGPTQHKRGWDWCSGYHYSDSVMVGFGQMHLSGTGIGDLGDIALLPSTVAGEKEVAFSHRGERARPGYYAVTLNSGVRVELTATCRVAFHRYSFPADVRKGYVLLNLNQGIGWDKMTKCHYEQTSPTEVTGFRLSTGWAKNQQVYFVARFSQPMQLNRHEADSVVVFETDVLDAPLMVKVGISAVSVENARANLQAELPAWNFREVAAEADKKWNGELSKISIETSDEHARRIFYTAMYHSMFAPSVFSDVNGDYRGADGGVHRADFQNYTTFSLWDTYRAAHPLMTIIHPEKQRDIAQTMLHIFQQQGKLPVWHLVGNETDCMVGNPGIPVVVDIALKGYDVDREAVFQAAKASALKEDRGLGLLKKYGYIPTDLDPEFETVAKGLEYALADACVALLAKELGHMDDYRYFLKRSQSYRDHYFDPSTGFMRGVTSQGKFREPFNPFHSVHRQDDYTEGNAWQYVWLVPHDVRGLVKLFGSEKAFTQKLDSLFLLEDTDMGADASPDITGLIGQYAHGNEPSHHILYLYNYVGQPWKAAPRLRYIMNNLYRDDIDGLCGNEDVGQMSAWYILSSLGLYQVEPAGGKYVFGSPLFNEATLHVGKGKTFRIVAHNNSPENIYIQSARLNGKPYTRSYLLFRDLMRGGTLEFVMGNQPSSFGAKVKDRP, via the coding sequence ATGAAGAAAAAAATGGGGGCTTTGATGGCGGCATGGCTGCTGTCGGCCGCAGCAATAGCGCAAAACTATACGCAATATGTAGACCCGTTGATCGGTACGGGCGGACACGGACATGTGTTCCTCGGTGCCAATGTGCCGTATGGTATGGTGCAAGTGGGGCCCACTCAGCACAAACGTGGCTGGGATTGGTGTTCGGGTTATCATTATAGCGACTCGGTGATGGTGGGCTTCGGACAGATGCATCTTAGCGGAACGGGAATCGGAGACTTGGGCGACATCGCTCTGTTGCCTTCTACCGTGGCCGGAGAAAAAGAGGTGGCGTTCTCGCATCGGGGCGAACGGGCCCGACCGGGCTACTATGCGGTGACCCTTAACTCGGGTGTGAGGGTGGAACTCACCGCTACCTGCCGTGTGGCCTTTCATCGATATTCGTTCCCGGCAGATGTTCGGAAGGGCTATGTGCTACTGAACCTGAATCAAGGTATCGGTTGGGATAAGATGACAAAGTGCCATTACGAACAGACTTCGCCTACGGAGGTGACGGGATTCCGTCTGTCTACAGGTTGGGCAAAGAATCAACAGGTGTATTTTGTGGCACGGTTCTCGCAGCCGATGCAGTTGAATCGTCATGAAGCCGACAGTGTGGTGGTGTTTGAAACCGATGTCCTCGATGCGCCGCTGATGGTAAAGGTGGGCATATCGGCTGTGAGTGTCGAAAACGCTCGGGCTAATCTGCAAGCTGAACTGCCGGCGTGGAACTTCCGTGAGGTGGCCGCCGAGGCCGATAAGAAATGGAACGGCGAACTGAGTAAAATCAGTATCGAAACTTCCGACGAGCATGCACGCCGCATTTTCTATACGGCGATGTATCATTCGATGTTTGCTCCCTCTGTGTTCAGCGATGTCAACGGAGATTATCGTGGGGCTGACGGTGGCGTGCATCGGGCCGACTTCCAAAACTATACCACCTTTTCGCTTTGGGATACTTATCGTGCGGCACATCCACTCATGACAATTATTCATCCCGAAAAGCAGCGAGACATCGCTCAAACGATGCTTCACATCTTCCAACAACAAGGAAAACTGCCCGTGTGGCACCTTGTTGGAAATGAAACCGACTGTATGGTGGGCAATCCGGGCATACCTGTCGTTGTGGATATTGCCCTGAAAGGCTATGACGTAGACCGTGAAGCGGTGTTCCAGGCAGCCAAAGCGTCGGCTCTGAAAGAAGATCGCGGACTGGGACTGCTGAAGAAATACGGCTATATACCAACCGATCTCGATCCTGAATTCGAAACTGTTGCAAAGGGTTTGGAGTATGCTTTGGCCGATGCTTGTGTGGCATTGCTGGCCAAAGAGCTGGGACATATGGACGATTATCGCTATTTCCTCAAGCGTAGTCAGTCTTATCGCGACCATTATTTCGATCCTTCGACAGGTTTTATGCGCGGGGTTACTTCGCAAGGGAAGTTCCGCGAGCCGTTCAATCCTTTTCACTCGGTTCACCGACAGGACGATTACACCGAGGGAAATGCCTGGCAATACGTTTGGTTAGTGCCTCATGACGTGCGTGGATTGGTGAAGTTGTTCGGCAGCGAGAAGGCTTTTACGCAGAAACTCGACTCGCTTTTCCTTCTCGAAGACACCGATATGGGGGCCGATGCTTCACCCGACATCACCGGACTGATAGGACAATATGCCCACGGCAACGAGCCAAGTCATCACATTCTCTATCTCTACAACTACGTAGGGCAACCTTGGAAGGCCGCACCACGACTGCGTTACATCATGAACAACCTCTATCGCGATGATATTGACGGTCTGTGCGGCAACGAAGATGTGGGACAAATGTCGGCTTGGTACATCCTTTCCTCGCTCGGTCTTTACCAAGTGGAGCCCGCTGGAGGGAAATATGTCTTTGGTTCGCCGCTCTTCAACGAGGCTACTCTTCATGTAGGAAAAGGAAAAACATTCCGCATCGTGGCGCATAACAATAGCCCCGAGAACATTTATATCCAAAGTGCGCGCCTCAATGGCAAGCCTTACACACGCTCTTATCTTCTCTTCCGCGACCTCATGCGTGGCGGAACGCTCGAATTTGTCATGGGCAATCAACCCTCTTCGTTCGGTGCAAAGGTAAAAGATCGGCCTTAA
- a CDS encoding leucine-rich repeat protein: MRKRLQHLPLAALFAVLLLALAPHKADAQVQIGNFSYTFSGNEATITQCHLSSGAIVFPETVQHGGRTYNVTAIQFTGYSFISGSPTSITGNSIKRITGPVDRVMYTGNGRFCYCDNLTAISFPKLEILSMCELIGSAPKLTSVSFPLLERIDGVSFLSDCAMLSSVDLPKLREMYSSSSLSNLSNLATLNLPALTTIKGSYNIQYLPKLTSLQLPVLKVIDSSHTLSSMLLLSTLHLPELERATTHGLDIFSSLSALTDLKLPKLMLIEGQQFMQNSNLSVIELPYGCEINVSWGSFTANSSTSLTIKGVTKIKDNFFTPHCYSLKHLSLPDVQEISGQIGHYITNIERVDMPNLKKINNCRFFNADQYNQHLTTVNIPKVTDITGSNLFFGAPIKELTLNGNITDGGSGQIDLMAYPTVVKIIDAGTVNDNSQIFMDVKGGRLIAPEGKAALYAQKWHVPVSRMMVYAPGKIAKSTAGTLYATGSISPAMTETVYGGTTYTSAYDLRNAMTKAECLNSAVLGPNDVGFTPSLSSLVVSAYSSPFTTFDAYIAKQYADDGVDPQLGDLTLASLSPAAVGTVKGFGTSPATTYEGLNATTGGFLFKGNAATFDELYLPYTATVMPTPATNYLKPGEGTTVPRKTGSNFNFYWHPGDASYDMGFYMSAGVNVPEGRAYLSLPASLTGNAHAKGFRLIFDDGETTGISSPVVRHEQGEQWFTLEGIRLKAQPTRAGVYIHNGRKVLVK; this comes from the coding sequence ATGAGAAAAAGACTACAACATCTTCCTTTGGCAGCACTGTTTGCTGTGCTGCTGTTGGCATTGGCTCCGCATAAGGCCGATGCACAAGTGCAAATAGGAAACTTCTCCTACACCTTTTCGGGCAATGAAGCCACGATAACGCAGTGCCATCTCTCGTCGGGGGCTATCGTTTTCCCTGAAACCGTGCAGCATGGGGGAAGAACCTACAACGTAACAGCCATTCAGTTTACAGGTTACAGTTTCATTTCAGGATCTCCTACTTCTATTACGGGCAATTCTATCAAAAGAATTACAGGGCCTGTAGATAGAGTTATGTATACCGGTAACGGTCGATTCTGTTATTGTGACAACCTTACCGCCATCTCTTTCCCTAAATTGGAGATCCTCTCGATGTGTGAATTGATCGGAAGTGCGCCGAAATTGACCTCTGTTAGTTTCCCGCTTTTAGAGAGAATCGATGGAGTTAGTTTTCTAAGTGATTGCGCGATGCTTTCTTCTGTCGATCTTCCCAAGTTGAGAGAGATGTACTCTAGCAGTAGTCTCAGTAACTTATCGAATTTAGCAACCCTCAATTTGCCAGCTCTGACTACTATCAAAGGGAGCTACAATATACAATATCTTCCTAAGCTCACCTCTCTTCAGCTCCCTGTTTTAAAAGTGATTGACTCTTCACACACTCTCTCCTCAATGCTGCTGCTATCCACATTACATCTCCCGGAATTGGAAAGAGCAACAACTCACGGGCTTGATATATTCAGTTCTTTGTCGGCTTTAACCGACTTGAAACTTCCCAAACTGATGCTGATAGAGGGACAGCAATTTATGCAAAACAGCAATCTGAGTGTCATCGAATTGCCTTACGGTTGCGAAATCAATGTGTCTTGGGGCTCTTTTACTGCAAATTCCTCTACTTCGCTTACCATTAAGGGTGTTACAAAGATTAAAGACAATTTCTTTACACCTCACTGTTACTCGCTCAAACACCTCTCTTTGCCCGATGTGCAGGAGATTTCCGGACAGATAGGGCATTATATCACTAACATCGAAAGGGTAGATATGCCTAATCTAAAGAAGATTAACAACTGTAGATTCTTTAATGCTGATCAGTATAACCAGCACCTCACAACCGTCAATATTCCTAAAGTGACAGACATTACGGGGTCGAATCTCTTTTTTGGAGCTCCTATCAAAGAGTTGACGCTGAACGGCAATATCACCGACGGCGGCTCCGGGCAGATTGATCTCATGGCTTATCCCACGGTAGTCAAGATTATTGATGCCGGAACGGTGAACGACAACTCGCAGATCTTTATGGATGTGAAAGGCGGACGCCTGATTGCGCCCGAGGGGAAAGCGGCTTTGTACGCTCAGAAATGGCACGTGCCCGTGTCGCGGATGATGGTGTATGCTCCGGGAAAGATAGCCAAGAGCACCGCCGGCACACTGTATGCCACGGGCAGCATCTCGCCCGCGATGACCGAAACCGTCTATGGCGGCACCACCTACACCAGTGCTTACGATCTGCGCAACGCCATGACGAAAGCCGAATGCCTCAATTCGGCAGTGCTGGGGCCCAACGACGTAGGTTTCACCCCTTCGCTTTCCAGTCTTGTGGTTTCAGCTTATAGCAGTCCGTTTACCACCTTCGATGCCTACATTGCCAAGCAATATGCCGACGACGGCGTCGATCCGCAACTGGGCGACCTCACCCTGGCCTCTCTCTCGCCTGCAGCCGTCGGTACGGTGAAGGGTTTTGGCACTTCGCCCGCTACCACCTACGAAGGTCTGAACGCCACCACCGGCGGATTCCTCTTCAAAGGCAACGCCGCCACCTTCGACGAACTCTATCTCCCTTACACCGCTACGGTGATGCCTACCCCCGCCACCAACTATCTCAAACCCGGCGAAGGAACCACCGTACCGCGCAAAACGGGCAGCAACTTCAACTTCTACTGGCATCCCGGCGATGCCTCTTACGACATGGGTTTCTATATGTCTGCGGGCGTCAACGTGCCCGAAGGCCGAGCTTATCTCTCGCTTCCCGCTTCGCTCACGGGCAATGCGCATGCCAAAGGCTTCCGTCTGATTTTCGACGACGGAGAAACAACCGGCATCTCCTCGCCCGTGGTTCGACACGAGCAGGGCGAGCAGTGGTTCACCCTCGAGGGAATCCGCCTCAAAGCACAGCCCACCCGCGCCGGGGTGTACATCCACAACGGCCGGAAAGTGCTGGTGAAGTGA
- a CDS encoding NUDIX domain-containing protein yields the protein MHPLEKFRYCPSCGSTHFEACTEKSKKCQNCGFEYFLNPSSANVAFIVNKKGELLVERRKNEPAKGTLDLPGGFADLGETAEEGVKREVKEETGLTVTSCRYLFSQPNVYLYSGMQVQTLDLFFCCEVEDEQALTPMDDAAACMWLSPEDIHTEQFGLRSVRQGLYEYLQMLKKHS from the coding sequence ATGCACCCATTAGAAAAATTCCGTTACTGCCCCTCTTGCGGCAGTACACACTTCGAGGCTTGCACCGAAAAGAGCAAAAAATGCCAAAACTGTGGATTTGAATACTTTCTCAATCCCAGCAGTGCCAACGTCGCTTTCATTGTCAACAAGAAAGGAGAATTGCTCGTAGAGCGGCGGAAAAACGAGCCCGCCAAGGGCACACTCGATCTTCCCGGTGGCTTTGCCGACCTTGGAGAGACGGCCGAAGAGGGCGTGAAGCGCGAGGTGAAAGAAGAGACCGGGCTCACCGTCACCTCCTGTCGCTACCTCTTCAGTCAGCCCAACGTCTATCTTTACTCCGGCATGCAAGTGCAAACGCTCGACCTTTTCTTCTGCTGCGAAGTGGAAGACGAACAGGCCCTCACGCCCATGGACGATGCCGCCGCCTGCATGTGGCTCTCGCCCGAAGACATTCATACCGAGCAATTCGGGCTTCGCTCCGTCCGTCAAGGCCTGTACGAATATCTGCAAATGCTGAAAAAGCACTCCTAA
- a CDS encoding FprA family A-type flavoprotein, whose translation MIEIVKDTYYVGVNDRKKEKFEGLWPLPNGVSYNSYLIVDEKVCLIDTVEADFFSQFIENIREVIGDRPIDYIVTHHMEPDHSGSFALMRKYYPEVQVVGNKKSFDLLKGFYGLSGGEVEVKNGDTLCLGRHTLKFFLTPMVHWPETMMSLDEASQTLFTGDAFGCFGALNGGLVDSEINCEPFWLEMVRYYSNIVGKYGTPVQNALKKLAGEQFDYICSTHGPVWHEHLQRVVGLYDRMSRYETEPGLVICYGTMYGNTERMAEEIARAASQAGVKNIVVYNVSKTHHSYIIRDVFRYKGLIVGAPTYNTGLYHEMDVLLSELANRDIKDHLLGWFGSYGWASKAVSKIREWNETALHFEAVGEPVEMKQALTPEVTEQCRALGRAMAEKLG comes from the coding sequence ATGATAGAAATAGTAAAAGACACTTATTATGTGGGTGTGAACGACCGAAAGAAAGAGAAGTTTGAAGGACTGTGGCCGTTGCCTAACGGTGTGTCGTACAACTCTTATCTCATTGTAGACGAGAAGGTGTGTTTGATCGATACGGTGGAGGCCGACTTTTTTTCGCAGTTCATCGAGAATATCCGCGAGGTGATAGGCGACCGTCCTATCGACTATATCGTGACCCATCACATGGAGCCCGACCACAGTGGCTCGTTTGCGCTGATGCGGAAGTACTATCCCGAGGTGCAGGTGGTGGGAAATAAGAAATCGTTCGACTTGCTGAAGGGCTTCTATGGCCTCTCGGGCGGCGAGGTGGAAGTGAAGAATGGCGACACGCTTTGCCTGGGACGGCATACGCTGAAGTTCTTTCTTACGCCGATGGTGCACTGGCCCGAGACGATGATGAGCCTCGACGAGGCCAGCCAGACGCTCTTCACGGGCGATGCTTTTGGCTGTTTCGGCGCACTGAACGGTGGATTGGTGGACAGCGAAATCAATTGCGAGCCGTTCTGGTTGGAGATGGTTCGTTATTATTCCAATATCGTTGGGAAGTATGGAACGCCGGTACAGAACGCATTGAAGAAGTTGGCCGGCGAGCAGTTCGACTATATCTGCTCGACCCACGGGCCGGTTTGGCATGAGCATCTCCAGCGAGTGGTGGGCCTGTACGATAGAATGAGCCGATATGAAACCGAGCCGGGACTTGTCATTTGCTACGGAACGATGTATGGAAATACTGAGCGAATGGCCGAAGAAATAGCCCGCGCAGCCAGTCAGGCGGGGGTGAAGAATATCGTGGTCTACAATGTCTCGAAGACACACCACTCGTATATCATCCGCGATGTGTTCCGCTATAAGGGGCTCATCGTTGGGGCTCCTACCTACAACACGGGACTTTATCATGAGATGGATGTGCTGTTGAGCGAACTGGCCAACCGCGATATCAAGGATCATCTCCTGGGTTGGTTTGGCAGTTATGGTTGGGCCAGTAAGGCGGTGAGCAAGATTCGGGAGTGGAACGAAACGGCTCTGCATTTCGAAGCTGTGGGCGAACCCGTGGAGATGAAGCAAGCTCTGACGCCTGAAGTGACTGAACAATGTCGTGCCTTGGGTCGTGCCATGGCTGAGAAACTGGGATAG
- a CDS encoding dicarboxylate/amino acid:cation symporter: MKLSLLPRILIAITLGILLGGVMGMPLVRLFVTFNSLFGEFLQFCIPLIIVGLVTPAIADIGRGAGRLLLITVAIAYVDTIVAAILSYATGSAFFPSLIGGGGNGLVAVEKSADILPYFTLNIPAPLDVMTALVLSFILGLGIAYGGLSTLRNVAGEVKTVIARVIERVIIPLLPLYIFGIFLSMTVRGDVMRMMTVFAKIILVIFALHIFVLLYQYLLAGSIVRRNPFRLLATMFPAYLTALGTSSSAATIPVALRQTLKNGVTEGVAGFVIPLCATVHLSGSAMKITACALTIALMEGLPHGFPLFLHFILVLAIFMVAAPGVPGGAIMAALAPLGSILGFGDNEQALMIALYIAMDSFGTACNVTGDGAIALVVERLQSLGVKELKE, from the coding sequence ATGAAACTCTCTCTTCTTCCTCGAATTTTGATTGCCATCACGCTGGGAATTCTTCTCGGTGGGGTGATGGGGATGCCGTTGGTGCGGTTGTTTGTCACGTTCAACAGTCTTTTCGGCGAGTTTTTGCAGTTCTGTATTCCTCTCATCATCGTGGGATTGGTGACTCCGGCGATAGCCGACATCGGTCGCGGAGCGGGCAGGTTGCTGCTCATCACCGTCGCCATTGCCTATGTCGACACGATCGTGGCTGCTATTTTGTCTTACGCTACCGGCTCGGCTTTCTTTCCGTCGCTTATCGGCGGAGGTGGGAATGGACTTGTCGCGGTGGAGAAGTCGGCCGACATCTTGCCCTATTTTACCCTCAACATTCCTGCGCCACTCGACGTGATGACGGCTCTGGTGCTGTCGTTCATCTTGGGACTGGGCATCGCTTACGGTGGACTTTCTACCTTGCGCAACGTCGCCGGCGAAGTTAAGACGGTGATTGCTCGCGTCATCGAGCGCGTCATCATTCCGCTGTTGCCTCTTTATATCTTTGGCATCTTTCTTTCGATGACCGTTCGGGGTGATGTGATGCGGATGATGACGGTGTTCGCTAAAATCATTCTTGTGATTTTTGCTCTCCATATTTTTGTGCTCCTCTATCAATATCTCCTTGCGGGGAGTATCGTTCGGCGTAATCCGTTTCGGCTCTTGGCCACGATGTTTCCGGCCTATCTCACGGCGTTGGGCACGTCTTCCTCTGCTGCTACCATCCCGGTGGCTCTTCGACAGACGCTTAAGAATGGCGTGACAGAGGGTGTGGCCGGTTTTGTTATTCCGCTTTGTGCCACGGTGCATCTTTCCGGTTCGGCGATGAAAATCACGGCTTGCGCACTCACTATTGCTTTGATGGAGGGCTTGCCACATGGTTTCCCGCTCTTTCTTCACTTCATTCTCGTGCTGGCTATCTTTATGGTGGCGGCTCCGGGCGTGCCGGGTGGTGCCATTATGGCGGCTCTTGCACCGCTGGGAAGCATCTTAGGATTCGGCGATAACGAGCAAGCACTGATGATTGCGCTCTATATTGCTATGGATAGTTTCGGTACGGCTTGCAATGTGACAGGTGATGGAGCCATCGCATTGGTGGTAGAGCGATTGCAATCTTTGGGAGTAAAAGAGTTGAAAGAATAA
- the ahpF gene encoding alkyl hydroperoxide reductase subunit F yields MLDSNTLQQVKGLFVDLKNRYTLAARIDEAHPSAADLKAFLEDFASTSPQIEVVFGEADEARAVFSLLRNGEDTGIRFRGIPNGHEFTSLLLAVLNADGKGKNLPDEALTRRIQALRGDLQLQTYVSLTCTNCPDVVQALNVMALINPSLRSEMIDGALFQDEVARLNIQAVPSVYANGELLHIGRGDLGELLSKLEEKFGSEPSADVQPVGHSYDVVVLGGGPAGASAAIYSARKGLHVAVVAGRIGGQVKDTVGIENLISVPQTTGAQLADHLREHLSRYPIDLYENRQLREADLSSPRKRIAVAGGEVFCAPAVIVATGASWRRLNVEGETEHLGRGVHFCPHCDGPFYRGKRVAVVGGGNSGIEAAIDLAGICSHVTVLEFADTLRADTVLQEKAAAMKNIDIFLSSQTTQVLGNGERVTGLRVKDRTNDKERDIALDGIFVQIGLSANTDVFREVLPLNPQREIEIDACCRTSIPGVYAAGDCTNVPYKQIVIAMGEGAKAALSAFDDRMRGRI; encoded by the coding sequence ATGCTCGATTCAAATACATTGCAACAGGTGAAAGGTCTCTTCGTTGACCTGAAAAACCGATATACGCTGGCCGCAAGGATAGACGAGGCGCATCCGAGCGCGGCCGATCTAAAGGCGTTTTTAGAGGATTTCGCCTCTACGTCGCCCCAGATAGAGGTGGTGTTTGGAGAGGCTGATGAAGCGCGCGCTGTGTTTTCACTGCTTAGAAATGGAGAAGACACGGGCATTCGGTTCCGTGGAATCCCTAACGGACACGAGTTTACGTCGTTGCTTTTGGCTGTGCTCAACGCCGATGGAAAGGGAAAGAATCTGCCCGACGAGGCTCTCACACGCCGCATCCAGGCTCTGCGGGGCGATCTGCAACTGCAAACCTACGTCTCGCTCACCTGCACCAACTGTCCCGACGTGGTGCAAGCACTCAACGTAATGGCTCTGATCAACCCGAGCTTGAGGAGCGAAATGATCGACGGTGCACTCTTTCAAGACGAGGTGGCGCGGCTAAACATCCAGGCTGTACCCTCTGTTTATGCCAACGGCGAACTGCTTCACATCGGTCGGGGCGACCTGGGCGAGTTGCTTTCGAAGCTGGAAGAGAAGTTCGGTAGCGAACCTTCGGCCGATGTTCAGCCCGTGGGGCACAGCTACGACGTGGTGGTACTCGGCGGCGGACCTGCCGGAGCTTCGGCCGCTATCTATTCGGCTCGAAAGGGATTGCACGTAGCTGTGGTGGCTGGACGCATCGGCGGACAGGTGAAAGACACTGTGGGTATCGAGAATCTTATCTCCGTTCCGCAAACCACGGGTGCACAACTGGCCGATCATCTTCGCGAACATCTTTCCCGCTACCCCATCGACCTCTATGAGAATCGACAGCTCCGAGAGGCCGATCTCTCCTCACCCCGCAAGCGTATTGCCGTAGCCGGCGGCGAAGTGTTCTGTGCTCCCGCCGTGATTGTGGCTACTGGAGCCAGCTGGCGCAGGCTTAACGTCGAGGGTGAGACGGAACATCTGGGCCGCGGCGTTCACTTCTGTCCGCATTGCGACGGTCCGTTCTACCGTGGAAAACGTGTCGCCGTTGTCGGCGGAGGCAACTCTGGCATCGAGGCCGCTATCGATCTGGCCGGCATCTGCAGCCATGTCACTGTGCTCGAATTTGCCGACACGCTTCGTGCTGACACCGTTCTGCAAGAGAAAGCGGCCGCTATGAAGAACATCGACATCTTCCTTTCTTCGCAAACCACGCAAGTATTGGGCAACGGAGAACGCGTCACTGGTTTGCGAGTGAAGGATCGCACCAACGACAAAGAACGCGACATAGCCCTCGATGGCATCTTCGTTCAGATAGGTTTGTCGGCCAACACCGATGTCTTCCGCGAAGTTCTGCCACTCAATCCGCAGCGCGAAATAGAGATAGATGCCTGCTGCCGAACCTCCATCCCCGGCGTTTATGCTGCCGGCGACTGTACCAACGTGCCCTATAAACAAATTGTTATCGCCATGGGCGAAGGGGCTAAAGCCGCCCTTTCAGCCTTTGACGACCGAATGAGAGGGAGAATCTGA